The following coding sequences lie in one Microcoleus sp. FACHB-831 genomic window:
- a CDS encoding DUF6745 domain-containing protein → MSHEKIEKLTPEQEALIPVYREKWRKIALSTEPIDREKAAEAVKNAYEMIGEEEPKIIFCDSPYSAFSYWENIPIGGWETRMGEQIESGLGSGLKDRMWCDLWYESNLYIQVKSILQDQEYQELMSYLEMGINKILESQLETQFEYRDYYAAEPLVLPEDWTGLASLYEFCVSALSYQADIEKWKIYQQLVKHSGWIFTFEKICFVCDRPRILSFDNEYRLHAEGAPAIQFADGYSLYAYHGVTLPEKYGKLHPNQWQPQWLLEEDNAELRRVLIQGIGYERIAQELGAIELDSYQEYTLLKIDNNVDVEPIYLLKMTCPSTGFIHALRVPPDIESAREAIRWVNWGIDPEEFAIQT, encoded by the coding sequence ATGTCACACGAAAAGATTGAAAAGCTGACTCCAGAGCAAGAAGCTTTAATTCCAGTTTATCGTGAAAAGTGGAGAAAGATTGCGCTTTCTACTGAACCGATTGATAGAGAAAAAGCTGCTGAAGCGGTAAAAAATGCTTATGAAATGATAGGCGAAGAAGAGCCTAAAATTATTTTTTGTGATAGCCCTTATTCGGCTTTTAGCTATTGGGAAAATATACCGATAGGTGGATGGGAAACAAGAATGGGGGAGCAAATAGAGAGTGGATTAGGTAGCGGGCTGAAGGATCGGATGTGGTGTGACCTATGGTATGAAAGTAACCTTTATATTCAAGTGAAAAGCATACTGCAAGATCAAGAATATCAAGAATTGATGAGTTATTTAGAGATGGGCATAAATAAAATACTAGAAAGCCAATTAGAAACTCAATTTGAGTATAGGGATTACTACGCGGCTGAACCCTTAGTCCTACCAGAAGACTGGACTGGTTTGGCTAGTTTATATGAATTTTGTGTTTCTGCCCTTAGTTACCAAGCAGATATAGAAAAATGGAAAATATATCAGCAGCTAGTCAAACATAGTGGCTGGATTTTCACCTTTGAAAAGATTTGCTTCGTGTGCGATCGCCCCCGCATTCTCTCCTTCGATAACGAATATCGTCTCCACGCGGAAGGCGCACCAGCAATACAGTTTGCCGATGGATACAGTCTCTACGCCTATCATGGCGTGACACTACCTGAAAAATATGGGAAACTCCACCCGAATCAGTGGCAACCCCAATGGCTTTTAGAAGAAGATAACGCCGAACTGCGGCGAGTGCTAATTCAAGGAATTGGCTACGAACGCATCGCCCAGGAATTAGGAGCAATAGAGTTAGATTCGTATCAAGAATATACTTTATTAAAAATAGATAATAATGTTGATGTCGAGCCAATATATTTATTAAAGATGACTTGCCCAAGCACCGGATTCATTCACGCCTTGCGCGTGCCACCTGATATTGAATCGGCACGGGAGGCTATTCGTTGGGTGAATTGGGGAATTGATCCGGAAGAGTTTGCCATTCAAACCTGA
- a CDS encoding Xaa-Pro peptidase family protein yields the protein MNQLSEEVSSKIELIRKALSENDAQGLRLRGTDWFAWATAGGSNTVLLTAETGVAEVLVTLENAWILTDEIEAQRFKDEEIPANFQFYVNPWADAENRESFVREATNGGKILSDRPIPHVEKRLPASLQQHKLTMTPSELERYRQLGRKASEAMTEVLKAAKPDWTEYQLAGAGAEALWARGIHPALTLVAGDRRLPLYRHATASGEKIGQQAMLVFCARAHGLYANLTRFVSFGSLSDERAKLHHHVREIEAEALNSLKPGVALNAVYDTLANAYQKHGFPNAIREHHQGGTTGYMAREVVANPTTNDTLAENMAVAWNPSLPGAKIEDTFVLANDGKLENMTLDPNWPSVEVEGRLRPVPLEVG from the coding sequence ATGAATCAATTAAGTGAAGAAGTTTCATCCAAAATAGAATTAATCCGGAAAGCGCTCAGTGAAAATGACGCCCAGGGTTTGCGATTGCGCGGTACAGATTGGTTTGCTTGGGCGACTGCTGGGGGTTCAAATACAGTTTTGCTGACGGCTGAAACTGGAGTTGCAGAGGTTCTGGTAACTTTAGAAAATGCTTGGATATTGACAGATGAAATAGAAGCGCAACGTTTTAAAGATGAGGAAATTCCGGCAAATTTCCAGTTTTACGTCAATCCTTGGGCAGATGCGGAAAATCGCGAATCTTTTGTGCGAGAAGCTACTAATGGTGGGAAAATTTTGAGCGATCGCCCCATCCCTCATGTAGAGAAGCGATTACCCGCGTCTCTACAACAACATAAACTAACCATGACGCCAAGCGAGCTAGAGCGATATCGTCAACTTGGGCGTAAGGCTAGCGAAGCGATGACAGAGGTGCTAAAAGCTGCCAAGCCTGATTGGACAGAATATCAGCTTGCGGGCGCGGGTGCAGAGGCTTTGTGGGCGAGGGGCATACATCCAGCCCTGACGCTAGTAGCAGGCGATAGGCGTTTGCCGCTTTACCGTCACGCTACGGCTAGCGGGGAAAAAATTGGACAGCAAGCGATGCTGGTATTTTGCGCTAGGGCACATGGTTTGTATGCGAATCTTACCCGATTTGTATCATTCGGTTCGCTTTCCGATGAACGTGCTAAATTGCACCACCATGTCCGGGAAATTGAAGCGGAAGCGCTGAATTCTTTAAAACCTGGGGTAGCCCTTAATGCAGTTTATGACACGTTAGCTAATGCTTATCAAAAGCACGGTTTTCCTAATGCAATCCGCGAACATCATCAGGGTGGAACTACGGGATATATGGCGCGAGAAGTTGTAGCCAATCCCACAACTAATGACACTCTGGCGGAGAATATGGCTGTTGCTTGGAATCCAAGTTTACCAGGGGCAAAGATTGAAGATACTTTTGTTCTTGCTAATGATGGAAAGTTGGAAAATATGACTTTAGATCCAAATTGGCCTAGCGTAGAGGTAGAGGGAAGGTTGCGACCCGTACCTTTGGAAGTTGGATAA
- the galT gene encoding galactose-1-phosphate uridylyltransferase has protein sequence MYSQQLLKPDGRKLTLYSRYPIEEGIIAPSPSNEPVQANPHLRWHPLRGEWIAYASHRQGRTFMPPPEYNPLAPTKDPDFPTEIPQGRYDMAVFDNRFPSMVLTSHDPPASIVETVPANGTCEVVVFTQDPETSLGSLELDHLELVLQVWADRTRVIGENPHIQYVLPFENRGVEMGVTLSHPHGQIYSYPFVPPVPAKMLAQQQAYYQEHQRGLLQDLIQKEIEDKQRLIYLDDDAIAFVPVCARYPYEVWVAPIQPVATFMDLTEKQRSALAKALKTVTLKYDGLWNRPFPYLMAWFQAPTDGNPHPEAHLHAEFFPPYRTKDRLKYLAGTELAAGMFANDALPEEKAKDLQAVAVTLETPVRL, from the coding sequence ATGTACTCCCAGCAACTCTTAAAGCCGGATGGTCGCAAACTTACGCTATACAGCAGATATCCCATAGAGGAGGGCATCATTGCCCCCAGTCCAAGTAACGAGCCAGTTCAGGCAAATCCACACTTGCGCTGGCATCCGTTGCGCGGAGAATGGATTGCTTATGCCAGTCACCGACAGGGGCGGACTTTTATGCCGCCGCCGGAATATAACCCGCTAGCACCCACCAAAGATCCTGATTTTCCGACAGAAATACCCCAAGGTCGGTATGATATGGCGGTTTTCGATAACCGCTTCCCATCTATGGTTTTGACATCTCACGATCCGCCTGCCAGCATTGTGGAAACTGTTCCGGCAAACGGTACTTGTGAGGTAGTAGTTTTTACTCAAGATCCGGAGACTTCATTGGGTTCTCTGGAACTGGATCATCTGGAATTGGTGTTGCAAGTTTGGGCTGATAGAACTCGCGTCATTGGAGAAAATCCACACATTCAGTATGTGCTGCCGTTCGAGAATCGGGGTGTGGAAATGGGAGTAACTTTGTCTCATCCTCACGGACAAATTTATTCTTATCCGTTTGTGCCTCCCGTTCCAGCAAAAATGTTGGCGCAACAGCAAGCTTATTATCAGGAGCATCAGCGGGGTTTGCTGCAAGATTTGATACAAAAGGAGATTGAGGATAAGCAGCGGCTGATTTATTTGGATGATGACGCGATCGCATTCGTTCCTGTTTGCGCCCGTTATCCTTATGAAGTCTGGGTTGCCCCAATTCAGCCAGTCGCGACGTTCATGGATCTTACTGAAAAACAGCGTAGCGCACTTGCTAAAGCTCTAAAGACTGTCACTCTTAAATATGATGGTTTGTGGAATCGTCCCTTTCCTTATTTGATGGCTTGGTTTCAAGCGCCTACTGATGGGAATCCGCACCCAGAAGCACACCTGCACGCCGAGTTTTTTCCCCCCTATCGTACTAAAGATAGGCTGAAGTATCTGGCGGGTACTGAACTTGCTGCGGGGATGTTTGCTAATGATGCTTTGCCAGAGGAAAAGGCTAAGGATTTACAGGCTGTAGCTGTAACCCTGGAAACGCCAGTGCGTTTGTGA
- a CDS encoding glycoside hydrolase family 2 protein, which produces MNSLGKLLENCYIKPPGADSEAIFDLAYPRPQLQRQHWISLNGPWKFTFDDDGQMVRPQDVSSWTHTIQVPFAPESAKSGIGDTGFHPNCWYEREFDVPVDQGRVLLHFGAVDYRAKVWVNGEFMADHEGGHTPFSIDITPNLNKTGSQRVTLWAQDDPQDLAKPRGKQDWQLEPHSIWYPRTSGIWQTVWAEVVPTTYIHRLRWTPHFERWEIGFEAFVEGAKRDGMQIKVRLTVGCNLLVNDTYEVINGEIHRRIALSDPGIDDYRNELLWSPEKPTLIDAEIQLWSDGELVDEVKSYTAMRTVAIQRDRFMLNGRPYYLRLVLDQGYWPETLMTAPSDEALRRDVELAKAMGFNGVRKHQKIEDPRFLYWADVLGLMVWEEMPSPYRFTPKAVERITKEWTEVIERDSSHPCIVVWVPFNESWGVPDLTATQAHQHCVQALYHLTKTLDPTRPVIGNDGWESAATDILAIHDYDNKPRRLAKRYGPEVKLADLFDRQRPGGRVLTLDGHPHQGQPIMLTEFGGIAYAGREDRKAWGYVRSENLSELQIRYTALLNVVNKVELFSGFCYTQLTDTFQEANGLLYGDRTPKFPIEAIKAATMGWGDDEEDLIEGCVDATWSQSDHGQPAHQCAQ; this is translated from the coding sequence ATGAACTCTTTAGGCAAGTTGCTAGAAAATTGCTACATCAAGCCCCCCGGAGCCGATTCTGAGGCTATTTTTGATTTGGCTTATCCGCGTCCGCAGTTGCAGCGCCAACACTGGATTTCTCTGAACGGCCCGTGGAAGTTTACATTTGATGACGATGGTCAAATGGTTCGACCGCAAGATGTTTCATCTTGGACTCATACTATTCAAGTTCCCTTCGCGCCCGAGTCCGCAAAAAGCGGCATTGGCGACACTGGCTTTCACCCCAACTGCTGGTACGAGCGTGAATTTGACGTGCCTGTAGATCAGGGTCGAGTGCTGTTACACTTCGGAGCTGTAGATTATCGCGCTAAGGTGTGGGTCAATGGCGAATTTATGGCTGACCACGAGGGTGGACATACCCCGTTCAGTATTGATATTACACCTAATTTGAATAAAACCGGGTCGCAGAGGGTGACACTTTGGGCACAAGACGACCCCCAAGACTTGGCTAAACCTCGCGGTAAGCAAGATTGGCAGCTTGAACCCCATAGCATTTGGTATCCGCGCACCAGCGGTATCTGGCAAACGGTTTGGGCTGAGGTGGTTCCTACTACTTATATACATCGTCTACGCTGGACTCCACACTTCGAGCGCTGGGAGATTGGGTTTGAGGCTTTCGTCGAGGGTGCGAAACGCGATGGTATGCAAATCAAGGTCAGATTGACAGTTGGCTGTAATCTGCTTGTGAACGACACCTACGAAGTGATCAACGGTGAGATTCACCGACGCATCGCCCTATCTGACCCTGGTATTGACGACTACCGCAACGAATTGCTGTGGAGTCCTGAGAAGCCAACTTTGATCGATGCTGAAATTCAGTTGTGGTCAGATGGCGAGCTAGTGGATGAAGTTAAATCCTATACAGCGATGCGGACTGTGGCAATACAGCGCGATCGCTTCATGCTCAACGGTCGCCCTTACTATCTGCGCCTAGTTCTAGACCAAGGTTACTGGCCCGAAACTCTGATGACCGCGCCTTCCGATGAAGCATTGCGGCGCGATGTCGAACTAGCCAAAGCTATGGGCTTCAACGGAGTCCGCAAGCACCAGAAGATCGAAGACCCCCGGTTCCTATACTGGGCAGATGTACTCGGTCTGATGGTTTGGGAAGAAATGCCCAGCCCTTATCGCTTTACTCCCAAAGCAGTAGAACGCATTACCAAAGAGTGGACAGAGGTAATCGAGCGCGATTCCAGCCACCCTTGCATTGTGGTGTGGGTTCCCTTTAATGAATCTTGGGGAGTTCCCGACCTGACAGCAACGCAAGCACACCAACACTGCGTCCAAGCGCTATATCACCTAACGAAAACCTTAGATCCGACTCGCCCAGTAATCGGGAACGACGGTTGGGAAAGTGCCGCAACAGACATCCTCGCCATCCACGACTACGATAACAAGCCCAGACGGTTAGCAAAGCGCTATGGGCCTGAAGTCAAGCTAGCAGATCTCTTCGATCGCCAGCGTCCGGGCGGGCGGGTTCTGACGCTTGACGGTCATCCCCATCAAGGACAGCCGATCATGCTTACTGAATTTGGGGGGATTGCCTATGCTGGTCGCGAAGATCGCAAAGCTTGGGGATACGTGCGCTCTGAGAATTTATCGGAACTGCAAATACGATACACTGCGCTTCTGAATGTGGTTAACAAAGTTGAACTGTTCAGCGGTTTTTGTTACACCCAGTTGACGGATACTTTCCAGGAAGCTAACGGTTTGTTGTATGGCGATCGCACTCCTAAATTCCCAATTGAGGCAATCAAAGCGGCGACTATGGGCTGGGGTGATGATGAGGAAGATCTAATAGAAGGATGTGTTGACGCAACATGGTCGCAATCGGATCATGGACAGCCAGCCCACCAGTGTGCCCAGTAA
- a CDS encoding STAS domain-containing protein — translation MNTLFQVVPSSDIFDSPKATHFSRDVQNVIKILHSPDNWDTDKVSQFTREVESIVEAGVKTIVLDLKNVTFMSSAGLMTLVSILKTIREANGKLLIRSANEQVTMLFEITGLDQVCEFIGR, via the coding sequence ATGAATACTCTTTTTCAAGTTGTCCCCTCTAGCGATATTTTCGATAGTCCAAAGGCAACTCACTTCAGTCGTGATGTTCAGAACGTTATTAAAATTCTCCATTCTCCTGATAATTGGGATACTGATAAAGTATCTCAATTTACCCGCGAGGTTGAGAGCATTGTTGAGGCTGGAGTAAAAACTATTGTGCTTGACCTCAAAAATGTCACCTTTATGTCCAGTGCTGGCTTAATGACTCTCGTTTCCATACTGAAAACCATTAGAGAAGCTAATGGCAAACTTTTAATCCGTTCAGCAAACGAGCAAGTCACAATGTTATTTGAAATAACAGGTTTAGATCAAGTTTGCGAGTTTATTGGCCGTTGA
- the glf gene encoding UDP-galactopyranose mutase, producing the protein MFDYLIVGAGFAGSVLAERLATQAGKKVLIIDTRNHIGGNAYDHYDDAGILVHKYGPHIFHTNSRDVFEYLSQFTPWRQYEHRVLASVDGQLLPIPINLDTVNKLYGLNLTSFQVQEFFASVAEPKEYIRNSEDVVVSKVGRELYEKFFRNYTRKQWDIDPSDLDKSVIARVPTRTNRDDRYFTDAYQAMPLHGYTRMFEKMLNHPNIKVMLNTDYRDILGMIPYKEMIYTGPVDAYFNYRYGKLPYRSLEFKHETHNVSVYQPQAVVNYPNEHLYTRVTEFKYLTGQEHSKTSIVYEYPRAEGDPYYPVPRPENAELYKKYKDLADATQGVHFVGRLATYKYYNMDQVVAQALTIFKQIGTKPSIELLGSMNGSAQNGSRVDIVDKAIPVEPIVANGNGKAVSK; encoded by the coding sequence ATGTTTGATTACCTAATTGTTGGAGCAGGATTCGCTGGAAGCGTACTTGCAGAGCGTTTGGCGACTCAGGCTGGCAAAAAAGTTTTGATTATTGATACCCGCAACCACATTGGCGGTAACGCATACGATCATTACGATGATGCTGGCATCCTGGTTCACAAATACGGCCCGCACATCTTCCACACCAACTCTCGCGATGTCTTCGAGTATCTCTCCCAATTCACCCCTTGGCGGCAATACGAACATCGCGTACTTGCTAGCGTAGACGGCCAACTTCTCCCCATTCCCATCAACCTCGACACTGTTAATAAGCTCTACGGATTAAACCTCACTTCATTCCAAGTCCAAGAGTTTTTTGCATCTGTTGCTGAACCCAAAGAATATATCCGTAACAGTGAAGATGTAGTTGTCAGCAAAGTTGGACGGGAACTCTACGAAAAGTTTTTCCGCAACTATACCCGCAAGCAATGGGATATAGATCCATCCGATCTAGATAAGTCAGTAATCGCAAGAGTACCAACTCGTACCAACCGCGACGATCGCTATTTTACAGACGCTTATCAAGCAATGCCTCTGCACGGCTATACCCGGATGTTCGAGAAGATGTTGAATCACCCCAACATCAAGGTCATGCTTAACACCGATTATCGCGACATCTTGGGAATGATCCCTTATAAAGAGATGATCTATACCGGACCCGTCGATGCATACTTCAATTACCGCTACGGGAAGCTACCCTATCGTTCGTTGGAGTTTAAGCACGAGACGCATAATGTGTCTGTCTATCAGCCACAGGCGGTAGTGAATTATCCCAACGAACATCTTTACACCCGCGTTACTGAGTTTAAGTATCTGACCGGACAAGAACACTCCAAAACTAGCATTGTTTACGAATATCCGCGTGCCGAGGGAGATCCATACTACCCCGTACCGCGTCCAGAAAATGCAGAACTCTACAAGAAATATAAGGATCTAGCTGACGCAACTCAAGGCGTACATTTTGTGGGACGTTTGGCTACTTACAAGTATTACAACATGGATCAAGTAGTCGCTCAAGCTCTCACAATCTTCAAGCAGATCGGCACCAAACCGTCGATAGAACTGCTAGGGAGTATGAATGGCTCTGCCCAGAATGGAAGCCGCGTTGATATTGTTGATAAAGCAATTCCTGTGGAACCCATAGTGGCAAACGGTAACGGAAAAGCTGTTAGTAAATAG
- a CDS encoding glycosyltransferase family 1 protein — translation MSRPEEQKNNNINKVVAWETQFDFPDPTPQKEASSRSLQQSDSEAPDLVCLSHLRWDFVYQRPQHLLSRCAKGRRVFIIEEPMFSADPSRRLDVTKRESGVCVAVPHLPEGLSEQELIDAQKALVDELFAKENIRNYILWYYAPMAIAFTSHLQPLVVVYDCMDELSAFKGAPPALKEREAELFKRADLVFTGGQSLYESKRNQHPNVYAFPSSIEKEHFAQSRTLAQEPADQVDIPHPRLGFFGVIDERMDIELVGGIASARPDWHLVIIGPVVKIDPEILPRPQNIHYLGGKSYQELPAYIAGWDVALLPFARNESTRFISPTKTPEYLAAGKPVVSTSIRDVVRPYGDEGLVAIADTVEDFVAAAEAAMNQKPDESGWLDRVDAFLAQNSWDATWAHMMQLVQGAIEDRKASVENPVALPSG, via the coding sequence ATGTCCCGACCCGAAGAGCAAAAAAATAATAATATTAATAAAGTCGTGGCATGGGAAACGCAATTTGACTTCCCAGACCCAACGCCACAAAAGGAAGCCTCCTCACGAAGTTTGCAGCAATCTGATTCAGAAGCACCCGATCTCGTTTGTTTGTCCCATTTGCGTTGGGATTTCGTCTACCAAAGACCGCAACATCTTCTCTCGCGTTGTGCAAAAGGAAGACGTGTATTCATTATCGAAGAACCGATGTTTAGTGCCGATCCATCAAGACGGCTTGATGTTACAAAACGCGAGTCTGGAGTCTGCGTTGCAGTTCCGCACCTACCGGAAGGATTGAGCGAACAAGAGCTGATCGATGCTCAAAAAGCGCTAGTAGATGAACTGTTCGCCAAGGAAAATATACGCAACTACATCCTTTGGTACTACGCACCGATGGCGATCGCGTTCACGAGCCACTTGCAGCCGTTGGTAGTTGTCTACGATTGCATGGATGAGTTGTCTGCATTCAAGGGGGCACCACCTGCCTTGAAAGAACGCGAAGCCGAACTATTTAAACGTGCAGACTTGGTGTTTACTGGGGGACAGAGCCTTTACGAGAGCAAACGCAACCAGCACCCCAACGTTTACGCCTTTCCTAGCAGCATTGAGAAAGAACACTTCGCACAATCCAGGACGCTTGCACAGGAACCAGCAGATCAAGTGGATATTCCCCACCCGCGTCTAGGATTCTTCGGCGTGATCGACGAGCGGATGGATATCGAACTGGTAGGCGGGATTGCAAGTGCGCGTCCTGACTGGCATCTAGTTATTATTGGCCCAGTAGTCAAAATAGATCCAGAAATTCTGCCGCGCCCCCAAAATATTCATTATCTTGGGGGCAAATCATATCAAGAGTTGCCTGCATATATAGCTGGGTGGGATGTGGCATTGCTGCCCTTTGCCCGTAACGAGTCAACACGTTTCATCAGCCCCACAAAAACCCCAGAATACTTAGCCGCAGGCAAGCCAGTTGTGTCCACTTCAATCCGCGACGTAGTTCGTCCTTACGGGGACGAGGGTTTAGTCGCGATTGCAGACACAGTAGAAGATTTCGTTGCCGCAGCGGAAGCGGCGATGAATCAAAAGCCCGATGAATCGGGATGGTTGGATAGAGTAGATGCGTTCCTAGCGCAGAATTCCTGGGATGCTACTTGGGCGCACATGATGCAACTGGTGCAGGGTGCAATTGAGGATCGCAAAGCATCCGTAGAAAATCCTGTAGCATTGCCTTCGGGTTAA
- a CDS encoding CHAT domain-containing protein yields the protein MLRLTLLFLTGFILSLSISVLDIRETAVVAQSNPQDGLVRAAIAEYKEGKYNSAIALWQQLLGQITSPKDQAVVRNNLALAYRQIGQPAAAIAQWEKAIQIYQRLDDDDGRRQVPKLMTEQAQAYHDQGQHQQASALLQAALKLAGKNQDSRTQAAALGALGNTHTALGDYDKALESHQNSLQIARQLNYPDYITTSLNNLGNVYISRSERYRYQANVAGLEADDKENARLTQLAEQEMVAARSAFEESVRESQPIGGVALVRALLNLNRMLEEQRSPDWDAINKNREQAIALVENLPDSRDKVYFSINLAENLRRQGSNTQQLLSKAIAVARNIGDKRAESFALGSLGLMYQQPGQEPKAMELIRQAQLAAQEVNAADSLYRWQWQAGRLMKTAGNTKDAIASYEQAIATLQSIRSNLLAANQDLQFDFRDSVEPVYRELMEILLEAEANNKNLSKVIDTLDLLKLAELQNFFGDECVQVARVDAKKGGNLLDAGAAIVYSVILKDKTEMILRSPDGKLTNYAVSKPQEQMQQEINSLRQLLEKRSTNEYLIPAQKVYDALMRPLEVELAKANPKTLVFIQDGVFRQVPMAALHDGKQFLIEKYAIATTPSLSLTTRTNPNPGKYNALIMGLTVERPPFDALTNVRAEVASVREIMGGTELLDNNFTLATLQKNLQAKSYPIVHLATHGKFGSDAASTFLLAFDTRITLDQMDNMLRSRSVSGGNLGTSREPLELLTLSACQTAAGDNRAALGMAGVAIRAGARSALASLWYINDEATVPLIKEFYTQLRQPNITKASALQKAQQKAIANLEYSHPAVWSPFILIGNWL from the coding sequence TTGCTTCGATTAACCTTGTTATTCTTAACGGGATTTATTCTTAGTCTTAGTATCAGCGTTTTAGATATTAGAGAAACCGCCGTTGTCGCGCAGTCGAATCCGCAGGATGGGTTGGTGCGTGCAGCGATCGCGGAATATAAAGAGGGTAAATACAACTCGGCGATCGCGCTGTGGCAACAATTACTAGGACAAATCACCTCACCCAAAGATCAGGCAGTAGTTCGCAACAACCTAGCACTAGCCTATCGCCAAATCGGACAACCCGCCGCAGCGATCGCCCAGTGGGAGAAGGCAATTCAGATTTACCAGCGTCTAGACGATGATGATGGGCGTCGCCAAGTTCCCAAACTAATGACCGAACAGGCGCAAGCTTACCACGATCAAGGACAGCACCAACAGGCGAGCGCACTTTTGCAAGCAGCGCTAAAACTTGCTGGTAAAAACCAAGACTCCCGAACCCAGGCGGCGGCGCTGGGAGCATTAGGCAATACCCATACAGCTTTGGGGGACTACGACAAAGCATTAGAGAGCCATCAAAATAGTTTGCAAATTGCCCGTCAGCTAAACTATCCAGACTACATCACAACATCCCTAAACAATCTGGGCAATGTCTACATCAGTCGTTCAGAACGGTATCGCTATCAGGCAAATGTTGCTGGTCTCGAAGCTGATGATAAGGAAAATGCTCGGTTGACGCAGTTGGCAGAACAAGAGATGGTTGCAGCACGTTCGGCGTTTGAGGAAAGCGTGCGCGAAAGCCAACCAATAGGAGGCGTAGCGTTAGTCAGAGCTTTATTAAATCTGAATCGAATGCTAGAAGAACAGCGATCGCCTGACTGGGATGCTATTAACAAAAACCGCGAACAAGCGATCGCACTGGTGGAAAATTTACCAGACTCGCGGGATAAAGTCTACTTCTCGATCAACCTAGCAGAAAATTTAAGGCGTCAGGGTTCAAACACTCAGCAACTGCTATCCAAAGCGATCGCAGTTGCTAGGAATATTGGGGATAAGCGGGCTGAATCTTTTGCTCTTGGTAGCTTAGGGTTAATGTATCAGCAGCCAGGTCAAGAACCAAAAGCTATGGAGTTAATTAGACAAGCACAGTTAGCTGCACAAGAAGTTAACGCTGCTGATAGTTTATATCGCTGGCAGTGGCAAGCTGGGCGTTTGATGAAGACTGCTGGAAATACAAAAGATGCGATCGCTTCTTACGAACAAGCGATCGCTACCCTCCAGAGCATTCGCAGCAATCTACTTGCTGCCAACCAAGACTTACAATTTGACTTCCGCGACTCGGTTGAACCTGTTTATCGAGAATTGATGGAAATTTTGCTCGAAGCGGAAGCTAATAACAAAAATCTATCTAAAGTTATTGATACTTTAGACTTGCTCAAATTAGCGGAATTGCAAAATTTCTTTGGCGACGAGTGCGTACAAGTAGCAAGAGTAGATGCCAAGAAGGGCGGGAATTTGTTAGATGCTGGTGCAGCAATTGTTTACTCGGTGATTCTCAAAGATAAAACCGAGATGATTCTGCGATCACCTGATGGTAAGTTAACCAATTATGCTGTCTCCAAGCCGCAAGAGCAAATGCAGCAAGAGATTAATAGTTTACGGCAATTACTTGAAAAACGTTCTACTAATGAATATTTAATTCCAGCCCAAAAAGTTTATGATGCGCTGATGCGCCCCCTAGAGGTAGAGTTGGCGAAAGCTAACCCTAAAACGCTAGTTTTTATTCAGGATGGAGTATTTCGACAGGTGCCAATGGCAGCTTTACATGATGGCAAACAGTTTTTGATTGAGAAGTATGCGATCGCCACAACTCCTAGCCTTAGTTTGACTACTCGCACTAACCCTAATCCAGGAAAATATAATGCATTAATTATGGGGTTAACTGTCGAACGTCCTCCTTTTGATGCTTTGACTAATGTGCGTGCTGAAGTTGCTAGCGTCCGCGAAATTATGGGTGGTACGGAGCTTTTAGATAATAATTTTACCTTAGCAACTCTGCAAAAAAACCTGCAAGCAAAGAGTTATCCTATCGTACATTTAGCTACTCATGGCAAATTTGGCAGTGATGCAGCGAGTACATTTTTGTTAGCCTTCGACACGCGGATTACTCTCGATCAAATGGATAATATGTTGCGATCGCGAAGCGTCTCAGGAGGAAATTTGGGGACAAGCAGAGAACCACTAGAGTTGCTAACTTTAAGTGCTTGTCAAACAGCAGCAGGAGATAATAGAGCAGCTTTGGGCATGGCAGGCGTGGCGATTCGTGCTGGTGCGCGTAGTGCCCTTGCTAGCTTGTGGTATATCAATGATGAAGCGACAGTGCCGCTAATTAAAGAATTTTACACTCAATTAAGACAACCAAATATTACTAAAGCCTCGGCTTTGCAAAAGGCGCAACAAAAAGCGATCGCTAATTTAGAATACAGTCATCCTGCTGTTTGGTCGCCTTTCATTTTGATTGGTAATTGGCTTTGA